In the genome of Brachypodium distachyon strain Bd21 chromosome 3, Brachypodium_distachyon_v3.0, whole genome shotgun sequence, the window TGCTGCCTCCCTGGGGCGCTCGCGGCCTCCCTGCCCCTCTGCGGTCCCTCCGCCCCCACCCTCACCTCGATTCCTCTGCTCTCTTCCCTCTCGCCTCTCCACAGCCTGCcacccgcccccgccgccggctgctccCATTCCCCGACCTCAAGCTCCCATCCGCCTGCGGCAGGCTGCTCCCGTCGCTGCGCCGCCGCATCCCCCggccctccctctccttctccctctACTCTACCGGATCTTCACCGCTTGTGGCTTGCTGCCACAGTAAGAGATGGGGGCGACGATGCGGCCGAGCTCGCCGGACACCTGGAGGCGGCGAACCTCCTCTGCGGAGGTGGATGGGTCGCGAGAGGAATGGAGGCCGCGTCGGCCTGggcctgctgctcctccttcaTGGTGACGTTGGCGTCTCTGTGGCGGAGAAGCAGAGGCCCCCGCCAGGCGGTGTGCGAGCACAGATCTTGGGTGGTCGAGCGCAAGCACGTCGGCACGGGAGCATATCAGCGGAATTGACAAAATCTCGCGGCTTCGAATTCTGGGTGATGTATCTAGATTATGCATGACACATGCATTGTTTATCATTTTCAGACATCAGCACGTTATCCAGCTGTGGCAGATGAACCTTTGAGGATTTCCTGCAGCCAATGAAGGGAAGCTGATGGACAGAGTGTTGTGCATCATGCAATTCTGTGTTATCTTCTTCCCTGCTGCAATGATGCTCTTCTTTGCAGTCCAGGGTGATTCTATGAAGTTACAGGCTATTTGTACGCTTGGGTTGTTAGTGTTCTATAAGTTGCTACCATCTGGAAGTGATTGCTTCCGGCCATCTTTGTTAGAAGGGATGCAGACAGTGTAGATGGTCCAATGGATTATGAAGTTTTTTCACAACTTGACCTGGATTGAAACCTTTATCATCCCTGAAGAAAAAACTCAAGGTCAATACACACCTGCATGTTTGTAATCATGCCTTATAATCAGAGTGAAATTTTAAGATGACTActgcaattttgtttttgtttttctggttGTGAGTACAAAATAGTCTATTTTGTTATCCCGTTGTAATGCATGGACATTTCGGCTATTCAATTTTAAAACGACACTATCTGGACCGATAATTATTAATTTTACCATGGTCATTTGCCGATACATGTGAAGACACGCAAGTTTCGGACAACTCGTCTGTCGTAATAATTTGTCCActaaagaaaaggaaatgtATACTCCAACTCCGGCCCAGCCCCCAAGGCCCAAGTGCACCTTCCCAGCCGGCCCAGCCCTGAGCCTGTTCCGACTCCTATCGCTGGACTGTTTTCTGAGTCCGGCTCACTTTCGTTCGGGCCAGTCGCTAATAACATAGCCGAACCCAGcccccgcagccccaatcgCACCTCGCAGTTTTCTCTCCCGGCACCGTGAGAGGTATTCGCCGCCACGAGCGTCCAAATCAGGGGTTTCGGCGTTTCGCGAACAAAGATGTTGGAGGAGCTGCTCATCTTCACCCGCGGCGGCCTGATCCTGTGGtcgctggccggcggcgacgtgcTCAAGGGATCACCGATCGATGCCCTCGTGAGGTCCATCCTCCTCGAGGGCcgctccgccggcggcggcgccggcttctCCCACGGCCAGCACAAGCTCCAGTGGGCCTTCCACAACGCGCTCGGCCTCGCCTTCGTCGCGGTCTACCGCCGGGTGCTCCACCTCCTGTACGTGGACGACCTCCTGGCCGCCGTCAGCGGCGAGTTCTCGCGGATCTACGACCCGCGCCGCACCTCGTACGACGAGTTCGGGGAGAGGTTCCGGGAGCTCCATCTCGAGGCCGAGGCGCGCGCTTCCcgtccaccgccggccgcccccgcccccaaGAAGCCTGCTCCAGGTACGCCTGTTGGCTTTCTCCAgggtgatgatgatggtggtgAGAAAACGGGTGATGCTTCTGGAGTGGGTGACTCCGGTGATGGGCTCAGTTCGGCAGAGGGTAGATTCAGTGGTGTTGAGCAGAATTCTAGTGCCGGCAGTGGCGTTGTtttggaagaagaggaagttaAGGGACGACCCAGCAATTGGGCTTTTAATTTAGATGTATTGCGAAATAGGGATAGAAAACGGAATAAAAATATAGTCAAGTTTGTTAAACCTGGCCGCAAGGAAAAGGATGACACACCTTCCGTCAAGAAATTGGATTACAGTGATCCAGCTGATGGGAGAGAGGTTAGCGTGATGGAACAGGCTGCTGCCAACCAGGGGCCAAGCAAGATGGATAAGCCTGAAGCTGCAAGCATCAGAAAGAACGGTTGGTTCTCCTCAGTGTTTCAGAGCATTGCTGGTAGCCATGTACTGGAGGATTCTGATCTGCAACCTGCGCTCAAAGCTCTGAAAGACCAGCTTATGACCAAGAATGTGGCAGAGGAAATTGCAGAGAAGCTCTGTGAATCAGTTGCAGCTAGCCTCCGAGGCAAGAAGCTCGGATCCTTCACACGGATATCATCTACTGTTCAAGCAGCTATGGAGGATGCTCTCGTTCGAATTTTGACCCCGAGGCGATCTATTGACGTGCTGAGAGATGTGCATGCTGCCAAGGAGCGTGGCAGGCCATATGTCATCGTCTTTGTTGGGGTGAATGGGGTTGGCAAATCCACCAACCTCGCAAAGGTTGCTTATTGGCTTCTTCAGCATGACCTCACTGTCATGCTGGCAGCATGCGACGCGTTTAGATCTGGTGCTGTTGAGCAGCTGTGCACTCATGCTTGCAGACTTCAGATTCCCATATTTGAGAAAGGATACGAAAAGGATCCAGCGGTTGTGGCGAAGGGTGCAATTCAGGAAGCCACTCAGAATAAATCAGATGTCGTCCTTGTTGATACCGCTGGGCGTATGCAGGACAATGAGCCACTCATGAGAGCACTCTCGAAGCTCATTAATCTCAATAACCCGGATCTGGTTTTATTTGTCGGAGAAGCGCTGGTGGGCAATGATGCTGTTGACCAACTCACTAAGTTTGACCAGAAGTTGACAGACCTTTCCACTGCTCCCACTGATAGGTCGATAGATGGCATCCTGCTCACCAAGTTTGACACCATTGATGACAAGGTTGGAGCAGCGCTTTCCATGGTATATGTATCTGGAGCACCTGTCATGTTTGTTGGCTGCGGTCAGTCTTACACTGACCTCAAGAAGCTCAACATAAAGTCCATTGTCAATACCCTCCTGGAGTGAATGCTTTGTGCTGCAACACCAGATCTCAATTGTTTATCTTGAGGCTCAAAAGTTACAAACCATCGCTACCGATTGAAAACTTTAATCTCCCTTTTTCCGTCCatgtaagattttgacacCGATAACATGTGAATAAATGAATGTGTTTGGATATTCAGTTTACGAAAATATATTCATGTCTTCATTGAACTTAGAAATGTACATGTGCTATTTTATACCAGAAATACATCGATCGAGAAATATTTGCCCTGCTCATGTAGGGCGTCAACGATTGGTGATTCAAGCTTGCACTTTGTGGACTCTGGAAGAGGAGGCAGGGTGATTTAACCATGTCGTCTGGCCGGCGATGGCTTCATCGAACGTACACGAAAACTTAGGGGCGTGGTTTATCAACAGGTGGGTTCACCGGATTGTGTAGAGGGTCCATCGGAGGTTCAGCCGGCGTTGGCGGCGCAACTGCAACACCCAGGAGGAACTATTTAGTCTTAATAGGCCAGAGTATTGCCCGAGGTAGTAAGGTGGCGAGATGATCGATCGCTACCTTTATCGGCTGGAGGCTCAACGGGTGGAACCGCCGGAGGATCGCTGGCTGGAGCAGCCAGAGAGGGCTCAGCGGTGGCCTGCGACGTATTCTCCATGGCAGCGTTCTTCCGGCCGCCTGGCCTTGGTTTATCAGGAGTTAGGCTGATAACACCGTGTTCATGCTCCCCTTGACCaatcggcgacggcggcgcagcTGTAAGCTCAAGCAGAAACAAATTAGCCGAGCCCAAGACCATACGCCGagatctattatatactaaaaacaatatgaggggtaccgaggagaggctccacgttgatccacatcatcaatATTATATGGACCGTTAGATTCTAAGTTTTATGTTCAAGATCTAACAAGAAAAATAGATTTCATATGCTCAGGCTGCAACGGACCAGCAGTCCGGCTATAGGACGATGGTATCCGGAAATCACGTCTCTTTGTTAGGGTGTATACAATGGGACGACGTCAGCTCTTTTTTAGCGATGTCACGTACgataaaatctgacgtggaagagagaaattaagaaaaaacacaaaacttctcttaattaagagatgatctcttcacaaaaatgatAAGGCAATGATAAGTCACATTttccattgtactagattttgtcttttcttaatatttatttagttaattttattctctaagaattaattttaagatacaacaataaaaaataacccgttgtacaacatgttttattATCTTTTCTAATTAACGTGTCACAGCTAAGATAAAACAGTCTTATCGAAACTCGAACCAGAGATCGATGCGTCGGTCGGACCAGCAGAGACCGAGCTAGCTCGATCTCCCTGGATGACTCCCAAGCTGTATTTGGCCTCCAAATTTCTTAATCAATCACATCCGATAGATCCTCGCACTTCTAGGTACATATTATATGTATCAGCTCATGGTTAAATCTTTAATTTCACGTGctgtatttaaaaaaaaaataaggatgTTTTCtctctgcatcgatcgatccacaCAGCCACTAAAATCAATATGAGGGGTAAAAAGGAGAGCTTTCACGCTGATCTACATCACCTCAATTATTTCTAACCAttaaatattactccctccgtcccataatatgagacacgcacgcatccctatattttcaatttagctaactaaacgtaaattaaataattatatcattagaaagttatttcgataacgaatctaatggTGTACTTTTTGCTaagaaacatacatatttaattaatcaaatttaggATATCGGGATGTGTGCGTGCCTCGTATTATGGGACTGAGGGAATACGTTCCAAACATGTGTTACCGAACCCAGTCCAAACATTTTACGTTAGCTTCGGTAGTCCGATGATTCTCCACAGCAGTTAGCTTCGGCCGTCCGATCCTTCTCCACGGCGCCCCCCAAATTGTAATTAGTTAGGAGTAGATAGGATTAAGCCAAGGAATTCTTTTTGTAACAACCACTCAATCAGGCACGGCCATGACACAGGGGCATACAACGCATGTCGACAATCATGcggaggaagaaaaagaatcatCTGTTCAACCGCGCCCTGCTTGGTTAACTCTTCAGTCTTCATCTGCACCTGATCTCCAGTcgtgtgaaatcataggtgatgtgtaacattggcaagtgttttagatgaaatcCAGTCGTGTGAAATCATAGGGCAAGTCTtattgcgttggttagataatttcaatacctttatTTTTCATACTTGTacttattttttggttcatccaattaAAAGTTATGGCTGTTTTACtctcacggacagaaaggttatttagggtttgaactttcgggaatagttttaatttgcttccgcgcaatcattcacccccccccccccatgaTTGCCTATATCGATctcacaattggtatcagagtaAGGTCTCTCTAATTTATCTTAACCGGTTGATTAGACTTGCTAGATATGAATAGGTATTCTACCAAACCCTGTGTGTTCGATGGTGttaattttcagttttggaagaCGAATATGAAGGCATACGTCATGGCACAAAGCTACGCCATATGGGAGAAGGTCGCCAAGTCCTATGAGCTTTCCGCGGACGATGTGATCACACCAACAAACTTGGTCCACGTGGAGAACAACTACAAGGCGAGGAactacatcatccaagatCTACAACGAAGTGACTTCGACCGTGTCACTCACCTTGCATCCGCTCATGAGGTATGGAACGCACTTTGTAGTTATCATGAAGGATCAAACTCTGTTAAGGAGGTGCGTcaggacatgtacaaaaaggagtatatgaaatttgagatgaagACAGGTGAATCTCTGGATGAATTATTTGCACGCTTTAATAAGATTCTCAGCAACTTACGTGCATTAGGTGTTACCTATACTGATGCTGAGACTTCTAGACAACTTTTGAGTGCTttagatatgtccatatgGGAGATGAAAGTTACATCTATTAGAGAATCTACAGTCATGAGCACACTTACACTTGATATCTTatactcaaaattgaaaactcatgaattagatattcttgctaggagaaccggttccaaatcaattgcacttgttTCTAACTCTAGCCGCTCTAATGATGGTACTTCTTCATATTGCTATGCTCTGTCTTTTTTGTCTCAACTAACTGATGAACAGCTAGAGCAATACCCAGAGAAAGAATTGGCACTACTCACCTCTCGTTTTACACGTGCCCTGCAAAATGttcgttcaaggaagagaggtgggaacaatgctccaaggtgctttgaatgtggtgatccaaatcactttcgccaaaattatcctaaattcttatccaagatggcgaaagaagaaaatggggaggacaagaagaagaagcgccccttcaacatcaagaataaaaagaggggcgactttgctcgagcggtggctcaaagtattttctctgtaatcaatgaatatggtgaaccatacttgagtgatgtggatatctagtctgatgaagatgatgcatccaaaggcaAGCACGACATTAATGGGATGTGTCTTATGGCTAGCAATAAGAGTGCTACCTCCTGCGACGACTACGACAGTGAGAGCAACAATGAGGTAGAACTTTCTTATGATGAATTACTTAAAAGTGCTAGTAAATTGAGTTCCTTGCTTGATCATGCTactaaaagaattaagaaatatgacttgaaaattgcatcattgaattctgaaattactaGACTTAAGTTTATGAttcctgatgatgattcctGTAAGTCTTGTGACTCTATATATTCTGAGCTTACCTCTTTGTGTTCTATTCAC includes:
- the LOC100837281 gene encoding signal recognition particle receptor subunit alpha; amino-acid sequence: MLEELLIFTRGGLILWSLAGGDVLKGSPIDALVRSILLEGRSAGGGAGFSHGQHKLQWAFHNALGLAFVAVYRRVLHLLYVDDLLAAVSGEFSRIYDPRRTSYDEFGERFRELHLEAEARASRPPPAAPAPKKPAPGTPVGFLQGDDDGGEKTGDASGVGDSGDGLSSAEGRFSGVEQNSSAGSGVVLEEEEVKGRPSNWAFNLDVLRNRDRKRNKNIVKFVKPGRKEKDDTPSVKKLDYSDPADGREVSVMEQAAANQGPSKMDKPEAASIRKNGWFSSVFQSIAGSHVLEDSDLQPALKALKDQLMTKNVAEEIAEKLCESVAASLRGKKLGSFTRISSTVQAAMEDALVRILTPRRSIDVLRDVHAAKERGRPYVIVFVGVNGVGKSTNLAKVAYWLLQHDLTVMLAACDAFRSGAVEQLCTHACRLQIPIFEKGYEKDPAVVAKGAIQEATQNKSDVVLVDTAGRMQDNEPLMRALSKLINLNNPDLVLFVGEALVGNDAVDQLTKFDQKLTDLSTAPTDRSIDGILLTKFDTIDDKVGAALSMVYVSGAPVMFVGCGQSYTDLKKLNIKSIVNTLLE